The uncultured Paludibaculum sp. sequence GAGCGTACGCCTACGGGCAAAGCAAAACGACAGTACGGTTGGAGGACGGCCAGAAGCGAGTCTGCCGGAGCAAACAACCCCGGCAAGAAGACTGGGCTGTATTGATCACGGAGCATCACGAGGGTTACATTGACTGGGATGCCTATCGGAGCAATCAGGCGGTGATTGCCGATAACGAAAACGCGAAAAGCGCGTCGATGCGAGGATCGGTAAGGCAAGGTGGAGCGCTTCTCGCCGGACTGCTGCGTTGCGGCCATTGCGGTGCCAAACTGCTTGCACAGTCTCCGAGCCCTGGTGTGATTCGCTATCAATGTTCGGGGTATGTTCTCAATCGCGATCATCCCTGTTGTGTCATGTTCGGCGGTCTGCGCGCCGACCGTCTGGTGTCGGAGCAACTGCTGGGATGCCTTGCGCCGCTCGGCACCGAAGCGGCCATAGAGGCAATGGAGTCGCTACAGGGAGGAAGTGACGAGCGGATCAGGCAGAAAGCCCTGGCATTGGAGCAGGCACGCTACGATGTGACGCGTGCCCGGCGCCAATACGATGCGGTTGATCCGGCGAACCGCCTTGTGGCGGCGGAACTCGAACGGCGTTGGAATCTGGCGTTGGCTGAGGAAGCGAGGGTGGAGGCGGAACTCGCGGCCCTGCAGCAACGCCGAGAGAGCCCACTCACCGACGAGCAGAAACGAAAACTGCTGGACTTTGCACGAGATCTCCCCTCGCTCTGGGATGATGCGCGCACTTCGCCGGAGCATAAGAAGCGGCTCCTTCGAATTGCGCTCAAGGAGATCGTCGTTACCAGCGAGGGAGAGACGATTCGCTTTGTCCTGCATTGGCAAGGCGGCGATCACACGCAGACGGAGTTCTCCAAGATTCGCGCTGGTCGGCACCGGTATGTGACCGACGACGAGGTAGTGGAAACTGTCCGCGCACTGGCAAGGATCGAACCGGACGCCCGGATCGCCGCGCTACTTAACCGAAACCGAAAGCCGACGGCGCATGGGAAGACCTGGACGGCACGACATGTCTGCTCGTTGCGCTGCAATCACGAAATTGAGGTCTACCGCGAGGGAGAGCGGCAGAGCCGTGGCGAAGTATCGGTCAGCGAAACGGCAGACATGCTCGGCGTCACACAAACCACTGTGCTGCGGCTGATCCGGCTGAAACGACTACGGGCCACGCAGGTCTGTCCAAACGCTCCGTGGATTCTGCGGCGAGTTGACGTGGAGCAATGGGTGGCTGGCCGAAACGAGCCGACAACCCCACCAACGGAAACCTCAGGGCAGATGAGCCTCGAAATTCCTTAACATCCGAAGGAGTGCAACATGTCGAGCATTCGAAAAACAATTGTCGGGTAAGGGACTGGCGCGGTGCTCAGTTGCCCGGCCCGTTTCCAGCCCCTCCCCATAAGAACTGCTCGTGAGGTTTTCCCTCAAGCAGCTCACCCAGTGAATTTCGTCCAAAGGGTTATGAGTCCTGTTGACCGCCGGCCATTTTCACGTCGCCCCGCCCGACTCCGGGCAGCGGCTGGATCTTCCAGTCCCAATACAGCCCCAGTACGTCGTACAGGTATTCGTTACTCCATCGCCGCCAGCCCACACTCCGCTTTCGCCGCCGTTTCCGCCGCGTCAACAGTGTCCGGACCTTCATCTCGACGTAGTCGCGAACCTCGCTAAAGGCTCGACTGGAGTTACCCACTCTGAAGTAGTTCACCCATCCAGCCAGCGTGGCGTTGATCCGCTTCACCAGTGCTTGCGCTGGGGTTGCTCCCCCGCGCGCAATGATCTCGCGAACCCTCGCCTTCACTGCTTTGCGAGCTTTCTTCTTCGGAGTCATCAGGATGAAATGTCCCCCCCTGTCTTGCCTGCGTACCCGGCGCAGGTCGAAACCCAGGAACCCGAAGGCTTCCCCGTTCAGCGTATTCACCACCCTGGTCTTCTCCTGGTTCAGCTCCACACCCAGCGGTGCGATCTGTTCCCGGAGCCGTTGCAGGGCCCGTTCGGCCCAGCCCCGTTTGGTATGGTGCCCACTGACGGTGATCACAACATCGTCGGCGAACCGGTGATAGTTGACCGCCTCGTAGCCCCCTTCTGCCGTCTTGCGCCGAATCGTGTCGAAGAACCAGTCGACCTCGTTCAAATAGATGTTCCCCGCCAGCGGGCTGAACGGTCCCCCTTGCGGGACACCAATCTTGCCGCCGGCTTGGATCACCTGCTTCACAAGGTGCATGACTTGTGGGTCCTGGATCCGCTTGGCGATCTTG is a genomic window containing:
- a CDS encoding recombinase family protein, which produces MSKITADHLARRACIYIRQSTPDQVRHNLESQRLQYSLADRARGLGWQDVEVIDEDLGISGAGTHRPGFERLLRALCNGQVGAVFSVEASRLARNGRDWHTLLEFCSIVGALLIDADTTYDPRLTNDRLLLGMKGTISEMEIASFRERAQSALRQKAERGALVRRVPIGYVKGADDRIEKDPDVRIASTVELIFRKFTELGSARQVFFWLDQQQIQMPVARGPETSREVVWQPARYHAVLSILKNPAYAGAYAYGQSKTTVRLEDGQKRVCRSKQPRQEDWAVLITEHHEGYIDWDAYRSNQAVIADNENAKSASMRGSVRQGGALLAGLLRCGHCGAKLLAQSPSPGVIRYQCSGYVLNRDHPCCVMFGGLRADRLVSEQLLGCLAPLGTEAAIEAMESLQGGSDERIRQKALALEQARYDVTRARRQYDAVDPANRLVAAELERRWNLALAEEARVEAELAALQQRRESPLTDEQKRKLLDFARDLPSLWDDARTSPEHKKRLLRIALKEIVVTSEGETIRFVLHWQGGDHTQTEFSKIRAGRHRYVTDDEVVETVRALARIEPDARIAALLNRNRKPTAHGKTWTARHVCSLRCNHEIEVYREGERQSRGEVSVSETADMLGVTQTTVLRLIRLKRLRATQVCPNAPWILRRVDVEQWVAGRNEPTTPPTETSGQMSLEIP
- the ltrA gene encoding group II intron reverse transcriptase/maturase; translated protein: MTKAPSSLQELRRRIYRKAKSETTHRFWGLFVHITKIETLEEAYRIAKGNGGAPGIDGQSFQDIESAGQAAFLAAVREELITGRYKPMPNRRVEIPKGNGKVRMLQIPCIRDRVVQGALKLILEAVFEADFCPNSYGFRPRRSPHRALAEVRRSVMRRMSTVIDVDLSRYFDTIRHSVLLDKIAKRIQDPQVMHLVKQVIQAGGKIGVPQGGPFSPLAGNIYLNEVDWFFDTIRRKTAEGGYEAVNYHRFADDVVITVSGHHTKRGWAERALQRLREQIAPLGVELNQEKTRVVNTLNGEAFGFLGFDLRRVRRQDRGGHFILMTPKKKARKAVKARVREIIARGGATPAQALVKRINATLAGWVNYFRVGNSSRAFSEVRDYVEMKVRTLLTRRKRRRKRSVGWRRWSNEYLYDVLGLYWDWKIQPLPGVGRGDVKMAGGQQDS